CCAGCATGTATGTTGAAAGCGTAGGACTTTGCCCTCAATGCACAAAACTCAGTGATTATATTCCCATCCACCTCATCAGAAAACAGCCCCGGCTCCTTCTTTCTCTCTGCTATATAACAAGGATGGTCACTGGGCAGGTTGGCGGTATCCATCCTGTTCAACAAGCTAGGGTTACCCACCAAGTCcacatagaatataaataaaacgtgttttttttaggtatttactaaaataatcgtATTTGTACAGGTTAATAAGAATTTGTTTtcacgtttatttatttacaaatataaatttaatattgaattattaattaaaaaatataactatttactatttttatttttataataaatatttactggtATTGTAGCCAAAATggactctaaaaaaaaaaaaaaataagagtgGGTATGAGTTCCGTGcagcaaaaaagaaaaaggatCTTCTATCAATTGCCAACTCTTCTCAGAAAATTAATTCCTTCTTTAGAAATGCATGCAAAACTGATTTAGAAGTTCcaatggaaaaaataaaaaacacgaaGAACGAAGCAAAAGATTATCAAATAGAAATACAACAAGAAGTAAATATCGAAgagatagaaatataaaaaaaaaaaacatcgagaaaatagaaatacaaAGCATGGAAGTTGaacatcttaaaaaaattaaggaccTATTCTCCATAGAAATTAATGCTGTTAACGAAGTagtagaaataaatttaattagtatgtTTTGTAAACCAAGAACAAATCAAATACGTACATTCTTTTCATTTTATCCAATCCAGCCACATAATACGCCACAAAAGCTTTTgccatttaatgaaaatatattttttggtgaccaaggaaataaatttaatcgatGGTGGTTAAAGTAcgacgaaaaaaaatgtaatgttatattgtacCATATGTTTATTGTACAGAAATGATATTTCGaaatttcgtaaaattatatttcctagtaaatatctaaataaacaaattaggtactttttattataaatttagtacctatcaatttttatagataacgAATCTTgcagaaaaaatattgcacATTTATACTCCCCTTCTACAAATCAACAAGATTGGTCAGTTGATAGAACATATATTGAAGAAAATACTGAAGGTAAGAtaagtatttaagttttaaaaatccaaatttaatttttaatatgcatcATTTctgtttttagtttataaattgcCTTAGCAGAATAAACATATTTCTAATTCTCCTTCATTTACTCAAAAatcatttctaaataataaaaataatttgtacttaaatcaattaaaattatactcgcCTATTAGCGAAATTAATATCACCAAAAATGCTGGTATGTCTACTTTGTCAAACgggttatataatacatgttatatatttaatttactattaattacattttatagacaATGATCTGATGGTATCTCCTCCAATGTTTATTGATAGtccaattaaaagtaataaaaaaagaagctTTTTTGATATGACACCTGAATCtactaaaaaacattaaaaaaatgttgcagTGAGATAACTATTTTCTTCAACACAGTCAAATACATCAGAAATAGACAGTAAAGTTAATGgtaaagaattatatttttaaattaccccttactaatatttaatcaaatattaattaaattgtatagacaGTTATTTGATGGCAACTCTTCGATATTGAATGGCAATCCAACTATAagtggtaaaaaaaatctttttaaaagtacaccTGAATCTActcataaacatataatgcATGTAGCAATGAGACAACTAATTTCTACAATAGTCTTAGACATTAACAAATGACAGTGAAGTTAATGGTAAGGATTagtatcttaaataatattatacaactgatctattttaaaaataaaaatttttttggtatctaaatatatataattttcaattgtaattttatgtttacagtAAATCATGGTTGtatcttaaaatgtaatacttcaACATTACCACAACTTAATTCaaaactcaataaaataatttttaatcaatctaAACATGAAGAAATTctgaaagatattttaaagaataatttagtACACGATGATAGCTTTCACGACAATACTGATTTGGAAGGATTCCcattgaataatttgaattatttaaaagaagtaGATTCAAAACTAAAGTCtgatacactatattataaatgtatggtaTGACAgttcataaaatgttacaCATTACTTATGTATGCTAAAAaagcatacatatttttcctAGGTAAAACGATTGAACAAACGACacgtagaaaaaataaaaaaatgaaaaaacgtCTCTGATttcattaacaatatttaaattgataacacGTAAGTAGAATttgttaatgaaatatattacttttattgctaagattatgttattattagttattactattaatactttatattgaGAAATTGAttcatcaattaatttttaattatatgattaatattggtttttagttgttgttatactatttaacTTGATAGTAATGAATttgatgttaatatatttatgagtatgagaatataaatatgtaattgagtTCTATGTGAAGTATATTAgtagcgtatatattatattacatagttaCATAGATACttcattttcatttcattgtttttccattggtttctattttttattttaaaactttgtatttgatttgaatttaaagtaataaataagtgtatatttttagaaagagTTGAATTAAgagtatgttaattatttcagtgattgtctattataattataatttaattaattacactttctatttttaaataaatttgtattttaaattgcagaagttataatgaaaaatgtatccgGTTCAACGATAGTTGATACAAATAAAGCAGTTACTGGATGGTTAAAACATGCTAAAGAAAGATATGAAAAacgatatttaatacataatacctaacatacattatttattacttttatgaaaatataaatttacaattataaaaatgcttatattttatttatattttattataacacagcATGGTAAAACtgaatgttgttattataatattattaataacataataactacaataaaagaaatatttacaatttacttcaatttcaataagtatactaaaaattagttttaattagatttgctaaatgaagtatttttgtttgaaaagtCATTGAAAGGAGAGTATAAATAACTTCACGAGGGGTATTCCAGTATCTTTTTTTCAATCTAAAATTAACCCTTCACAAGACTCATTTAGGAAACATTGAGACCTAATTgggatgtatgtataatattttcagaatgtTTCTGGGACCTTAACTGTTTTCAGGAATATAATGGGATACATGCAGACCATAATGGTCCGTATTTAATGGTTGGTCCAGTTCGTTTCTGGCAGGCAGTCTTGTGGAAAGTCCGAACTAGGACATTTGGAATTCTATAGACCGTCTTAGACTTACCCAGATCGGTCCGggatttaaataggtacttccTATTAAGAGTCTCTAGAGTCTGAAAATGTAGTCCCAAGACCTTCCTGGAAAAGTCTATGTGCTATTAGGGAAATGATGATATTTCATTCATGTACGAGCTAttacaatttcattttaattctttatcaaacatgattttacaggatttaataatattgtaataacaaaaaaaatatatatatttataaattatgaatttttcgaaatatttcggtatcaacaaaaatatatcattattaatactgcttatatattaactgttaataataatttttatattatttttttattttaacctaaaaatgtattattttatttttatttaaataaaaaaatcaagacataatatattgcaaacaaagttttattatttatttaatgattgccTACCATcactattataaacatatagtttatttataatacatatcaaattcgtgtaatttttttcttcgaaTCTTTCAGGATACGGTCGAAAAGTGTTTGGACAAATTCATTCGGCTCACTCGATATTGTTTGGTCGTTTACCTCATCGGTTATTTCAAGCTTCATCGAACATTCAACATGTTTCcatctgtaaaaaatattcatacaaaaattattttataataatatcttacttaaaaaataaataactatagtattattgtatactatagttatttagttgtatttgaagcgatagtaaaaaaatataatatatcatctgTCCTTGGAATCAACATGCTCAatgtttttcgttttataatgTGACAACGTCCAATAGTCAGTAGATTTTTCATCAGCAGTTGCCTTTACAATCAAAATCCCGTCTTCTTGTCGAATGTtcattgaatttgtaatttctaGTCTAATTTTCTGATCTTTCAtcatttttccaattttttctcGATAAGAAacattctattaaaaaataatttaattataattttgttcatttGATGTGTTATGTAAATCACTcacttttttgatttttttacattggtTTTCTTCTCGTAGGTCCTCTTTTAACTACCCGGTTTTTTTCCCGTTTTTCTGTCTTGCGTTTCTATCATATCCACCTATAACCATAATAAGAGAttagttaatgttttttagtttataaacagttttaataaaatgtttaataattttaacattaaaaaagtaatagtaacgttatatttatcttaaccaattatgacttaatatttgattctattacaatataaaaatatataggtatatttttttatacttacatcGCTTACAATAAAGGGTTCTTCATAATCACTCCTAAATGAATTGaccaacattattttattttttttgaaaggtattacaatataataaaaataaaaaactatttgtataaaaacatggaCTCGCTGTAGACTCGTTGAAATAGACTGAAAATGCTATATCAAAAGGCTTTCTTATATATGTGATCTCTCCTGGTCTCAAGTAGTCTGAAGTTCATTATACGACCATGACCTCGTTACTATACTTCAAACctagggttttttttttacctatttaatatatttaacaataataacctcCGACTCTTCGTGTAAATGTgaatatcatacaaaatagTATACTTTCTATTAACACAATCgattataagattttaaagAGATGGAAAATttagtactatataataaggaattaatttttttaaaaaccatcaGTTGTATTGTGAACACAAGTGGACGCAGAacaccaacatttttttcaaacatatcTACAGAAACTAAAAGTAAgtacttattgttattatttcagtttttattcttttatataaaattattaataatgaatctaaaatgtatcaaaaaaatttaaatagttggaTATAATACCaacttttatcataataacgcTATAGTAATGTATCTATTTTGCCTAAATTATACGCCaggtaacattttatttaaaacactatACCCATACACTTTCTAACGGATTGAACTTCACATGCTGATAAAACtgctaaatttaatgaataggCACAATGAACAAATATGGCTCttagatatacatttttttatcacagtttaatctcttttaaattttcctgACATATTTGCTGCTCCATCATAGCCTTGGCCACACATTTTAGTACAATCAATACCACAagagtttatataaaaaataataacaattacattcaattgtatgttaatattagattatcgTAATAGTACCTTCAAGAATTGCAGACGCTACATCTTTCCctgttaaactatatatttctatatatttcaaaaaacttttatgtacTTTTACACTGTCTCCTGAACCATTAACGTATCGAACACATAATGTAAGTTGTTCTTTTAGTGAAACATCTGTTGTTTCGTCTGCCAACACCGAAAAATATTCAGCAGAATTTaccatttttactattttcccaagtattaactattaagtttccattgatattaattatttcattttgaatGTTTAGACTTATATACTTGTACCGGGAATTGAACTTAAAtggtcttttaaattttagaatgaCACGAAAATTACTctcatttgtatatttatcatcACCACCAGATTcacctaaataaaaaacaaaatagtaacTAAAAAGactaacacaaaaataatgtcaaacacactagatttaaattattaaccttCAAAATGTATTGGTCCAGAGTCTCTGTGCCCATGAAGAGTTATTTCTTGCCTTCCTCAAAGTAAAATACATTCAATAATTGGTgtcaattttaatctattaagatttgtttgttttaccCTAAattttagagaaaaaaaatgtagatttactatatttaaaatatataaagtataataatatttataaatatatgataatatgtaagtataagtaaaaaagtatattgcatacctatcaattatcattatcTAACTGATCAATGATTGTTGATtagttttttagtaaaaaatttaaaaatgatctgCTTTTAGAATagacgttttataatattctaacccGTTATGATTggataaaatctaaaattggttttttaaattagtaatcacttatcaattatttttataaattataaagtatacttCTTTAGGTTTCTTCCAATTTTGAAAGGGTCTTACAACAAAATTACCAAGTTTCTGTGAGCCAACCCCACTATAAGAAGCAAAAGCAACACAACATTTGCAGAAGGCGCcgttaagttttttaaaatagtaaagcCAAGTAAAGGTTTTAAGCCATTAGCATTGAAATGTAAGacctcttttttttattaatttctaataatggAAAGTTGAAGTTATCTGGTGGTGTCCACTAACTTGTTAACAcctacacagtacacacaatacaaataatcaagatattcttaattaatgatatgtgtatattatgattgtaaaAATGTCTTACTATTTTTCTTTCATCATCCAGCAAACtatggtttataaaaaaagcgATATTGTGAGTATTATACATTCTGTTGCTATTTAATCTATATTGCTGTGTaagcaaaaaaatgtaaattggtGCATTCAATAAAAACCATGATAGCCATtagcatataatattcaatatattgattaatattgttacCTATGTATTCTTACCTTTGGATCATTAGTACTTACTGTTGCGTACAATCGAAATCATAAACTTGGTTGTTACATGTATTATCATTGTTGAGCTTACTTGCTGACACTTTATTCTGGCTTGTGTCAGTTAACTCACTTGTAGAAACAGATTTaacgatttgttttttttaaaaaaaattcaggatACCACTATTCCttttcattttgaataatttaaaaattttttgaaaagaaGGAAATAAGTGATGACAATcgtaaaatacacaattattgattataaacaaataaaccatAGAGCATGAACTAAGATATATCTAGTCTATATAAAACCAAGACCACCGATATCGAATTgtccataaataaataatgataacgtTGAAACATGACGACAACGGTAAGtacggtatttttatttaacatggattaatttaatagaaatattcttaaacatcatttatatttaaaggacattttataaacattattagagtaaaattaagtatatttcaatattgataagtatacattttttttactaaaatatacctatataacgtcccttttaatataaatatttaacttattcaacaattaatttcctatttacttaatttacttatttaaatttaaatttcagaagaaagtcatttgaaaaaacatCGAATTTGAGTAGTAGAACTACAAGAAGACGAATTCAGGAAgaagttgaaaataattttattattagttctgATACTTCTTCATTGTTTGATATAATCCCAGAACTtagtttcaatttaaatacttctCATATCGGTGAACTTTTGCCTGAATTATTAGCTgatcatttaaatgtaaattatgtagAACCcctaaatagtaatagtaattctaatttacacttaaattttagtttaagtcCATCTAGTAATTTGGAGTCAAACTGGGATAGTTcctcaaattaattttgtactaattttgataaattatcaaatttaaaattggcaGTTGagtttaatattcttttaattgcacttaatggtttattatatatacttaaaagtcATAAATGCTTCAATTCGCTACCAAAAGATTCAAAAACATCAATTCATACTATACCAGTTATAGATCATTcttgtttacatatttttgaaccAGGCACATATTATCACTTTGGGATTACAAATGGTttctttattacaaaatattacaaaatttttaagtgatggaagtaatattaatattgtgatagGTGTTGATGGGTTGCCATTGTTTAAAAGTAATCCTAAACAATTTTGGCCTATATTGGCTTATTTACGCTCTAATAGTGAGAATGAATGTCCTGTTGGAATTTATTGTGGCCAAGAAAAGCCTGCaaatagtaacattttttaaaataagtttattgaaGAAGCTAAGACATTGACTGAAAATGGTTTAAATGTagacaataaattgtacaaagttacctaacctaacttgaTTTTACCCATGTGCCTGCTCGAAAATTATGTAAAGATGTGGGTaggtatgaaatatttattttaacaatacttactttaatttattaaaataaatcataaaatatgttcataatataataattctatttcatttttacttttatagatAACTATGTAGCAGCAAGAAAAAAAAGCTTTAGCAGCTCAAGATACATCAAACTTATTTTCTGCATATGAGTCAAATTTGAAGTCAAAGAGTAGcaacaaattaaaaccaaaaaaaaatattaaagaatctAAACGTAATAATTGGAGTCCTGATTCtcgtgataatataatgtatgattatAAGTAACTGAACTTTTTGATAGtagacattaataaaaattacaatataataatattaatgaataattaataataaatattgattaattgaaatattcttcaaaaagtgaaaccaattataataatgaagaaGCGACAAAGACAAAGATCCAAATTTTAACCCGACTAACTTCTTTGGCAAtagttatgaataaataatgatattttttgattatgtttattctgatttttctttttatggcttttaagtagtttttttaattaatcttttaaaaaatatattgtgtagttTTTTTTGCCAGCATATTACTCGCTATCTTTACTATATATTGAACATAAGATTAGTAACCCTTAGACAAGACAATAAAAGTATGTGATCTGATGGTAACCGAATAAAACCATAGAGCATAGTTGTTATTATCTATGATAAAACCctttatattatgctaaataGGGACGAATGGATCATAGCAGGAAAAATGTCTCACTGTCCATGACATCATTATGCCGTATATCATTTACCATTGTTGATAACAGTAGACAAACATAGACATAACGCATTTACGAAGAAAAAGTagggtaatattatgtacaattattttttaaataaatttcatattaaaataacaaaaaaactgaGGACAGCAGTTAAATAAATGCAAgtgtcattaataaataataaagagaataaaaaattaaatccagCCTAGTTCAGTGGTACTTCTATTCAAaacttaataagtatatttatttaattaagtatatatttgtttaaatttcagGGTGATCAAACAATTACGGCTTCAGAGAATTGCATTGAGTGTCTGTgtattttgagttttattttGGTCGAGAATCAATAATGAATGTAGCTCTTCTTCGTGTTTTTGTTGTTCTTTTTGGTGCACGCTGTTCA
This genomic stretch from Rhopalosiphum maidis isolate BTI-1 chromosome 3, ASM367621v3, whole genome shotgun sequence harbors:
- the LOC113560058 gene encoding uncharacterized protein LOC113560058, producing MVNSAEYFSVLADETTDVSLKEQLTLCVRYVNGSGDSVKNVSYREKIGKMMKDQKIRLEITNSMNIRQEDGILIVKATADEKSTDYWTLSHYKTKNIEHVDSKDRWKHVECSMKLEITDEVNDQTISSEPNEFVQTLFDRILKDSKKKITRI